The genomic window CTGCGGGCGGAGGTTGACGAGTCGCCAGCCGGGCGGCTCGCTCACCCCCACCTCGTCGAACCCGACGACGGACGGATCGCTGTCCGGAGCGTCCTCGTCCTCGTCGACGTAGCGACCCAGCCGCGCCTCCACGGCCTGCGGCTCGTACAGCTCCTCGACCAGGCGCAGGTAGAGCTCGTTCGGGTTGGGCAGGTCCACGATGGTACGCAGCACGTTGCGCCGGCTGGCGGACTCCAGGCGGAACGTGCCGTAGTTGAGCAGCCGGCCGAGGGGCGACTGCACGTAGCGCATGTCGGTGACCCGCAGCAGCGGGATCATCCCCACCCGGCGGAAGAGCACGCCCTCGGTCGACATCAGCCGCTTGTTGGTGATGACGAACCGGCCGAGGTACCACGCGAACACCCGGTGCGCGGCCGTCAGGACGGCCAGGGCGACGACCAGGGCGATCACCCAGCCGACGTACCGCGGCTTGATCCGCTCCTGGACCGCCCACACCCCGAGCACGGCGTAGAGGGTGATCACCCCGAGGCTCTTCGCCGGGTGGATCCAGTGCCTTCGCCACTCGCCCCGGTACCGCTCGGTGGGGAAGAGGAAGCGCGCCACCCACCGGGTCGGCTCATCCTCCAGCGGCAGGACCCGGCGGGGGCCGAGCAGGTCGTCGCCGACCGGCTCCTCCCCCGGCGCCGATCCGCCGATGATCA from Micromonospora kangleipakensis includes these protein-coding regions:
- a CDS encoding PH domain-containing protein gives rise to the protein MGTTEMVLAVVLGLVVNEMTDLSPWLGRKLVAWSAWLRYQDTPRAGIRAEELAAVINDRPGKLFKLGTGLGFFSAALITRVRRLIIGGSAPGEEPVGDDLLGPRRVLPLEDEPTRWVARFLFPTERYRGEWRRHWIHPAKSLGVITLYAVLGVWAVQERIKPRYVGWVIALVVALAVLTAAHRVFAWYLGRFVITNKRLMSTEGVLFRRVGMIPLLRVTDMRYVQSPLGRLLNYGTFRLESASRRNVLRTIVDLPNPNELYLRLVEELYEPQAVEARLGRYVDEDEDAPDSDPSVVGFDEVGVSEPPGWRLVNLRPQPDWSATGPVDPASVRQEVIFRIAELSDHLAALTDAITRLEPASAPAAVPAGETAKSGELPTPVRSDEQLAAPDVGPAARGRRHADEQETSRPIPRRRRPTVADSLPDVGD